A genomic stretch from Telmatocola sphagniphila includes:
- a CDS encoding DUF6744 family protein, translating to MSALIKTNIMPKVTPGARLLGEIITWTASGASVRHSDLIRALKEVGLDESVARELAPRHAFARACRKLSEARIIRQIVEDEVSIQFQFTQESKQGDRFSYDFETLLTLTKKTGQVHCDKRELALLAQEELDRCIAVRTGSDITRIVQKLFEREADLFPIRPQGGAYFVPQVHAGFIDRVQSLLKQLNGQMLRFPVPEGTASGDVSVKEAVASGLSALITEHEEAIASFGEDTRPDTVERAAERIRNTKFKVEAYAALLADQKHQLELSLATASRKLRQKVESLAAEREAVLV from the coding sequence ATGAGTGCTTTGATCAAAACCAACATTATGCCGAAGGTAACTCCGGGAGCTCGCCTCTTGGGCGAAATCATCACCTGGACCGCTTCGGGAGCCAGCGTCCGGCACAGTGACTTGATTCGAGCCCTGAAAGAAGTCGGCCTCGATGAAAGCGTGGCCCGGGAGTTAGCACCCCGGCACGCTTTTGCCCGGGCCTGTCGCAAGCTGTCGGAAGCCCGAATTATTCGGCAGATTGTCGAAGATGAAGTCTCGATTCAATTTCAGTTTACCCAGGAATCGAAACAGGGGGACCGCTTCAGCTACGACTTCGAAACCCTCCTCACGCTGACCAAGAAGACCGGGCAGGTCCACTGCGACAAACGGGAACTGGCTCTATTGGCTCAGGAAGAACTGGATCGCTGCATTGCGGTGCGAACCGGCAGCGATATCACCCGAATTGTGCAGAAACTTTTTGAGCGGGAAGCCGATCTTTTCCCGATTCGGCCCCAAGGCGGAGCCTACTTCGTGCCACAGGTGCACGCCGGCTTCATCGATCGGGTGCAGAGCTTGCTGAAGCAGCTTAATGGTCAGATGCTGCGCTTCCCGGTGCCGGAAGGAACCGCCAGCGGAGATGTCTCGGTGAAGGAAGCGGTGGCTTCCGGATTATCGGCTCTGATTACGGAACATGAGGAAGCGATCGCTTCGTTCGGCGAAGATACCCGGCCCGATACGGTGGAACGAGCCGCTGAGCGGATTCGCAACACCAAGTTCAAAGTCGAAGCCTATGCCGCTCTGCTGGCCGATCAAAAGCATCAGCTGGAGCTTTCCTTGGCCACGGCTTCCCGAAAGCTCCGTCAGAAGGTCGAAAGTCTGGCTGCTGAGCGGGAAGCGGTCTTGGTTTAG